In Miscanthus floridulus cultivar M001 chromosome 5, ASM1932011v1, whole genome shotgun sequence, one genomic interval encodes:
- the LOC136452210 gene encoding LOW QUALITY PROTEIN: pentatricopeptide repeat-containing protein At5g40400-like (The sequence of the model RefSeq protein was modified relative to this genomic sequence to represent the inferred CDS: inserted 2 bases in 1 codon) has product MSKAVSRIPSSTLTSLLPRALNPHVAVVDLVATHLTAVTDDAKPVDLTRLLPFLSHDELTAVVLRAGHSHPLQTLRFLLALPPPLQPSPPHLAFLAHSLASSRLFSHALDALSHLIRLHPRHDALPTLLLASATAPHPSLPGLLVKVLLRHARLRDAFHSALRAAAAGAPPDAAAFNTLLAALSRAGGFDELWAARGAMARAGVRPDARTFNILVAALCRGEDAERAQGFLEELEEQGFEPDVVTYNTLLAGYCRKGKLQDVLHLFDVMPXPDLVSYTILMDGLCKAWRLSDARRMFDRMVQGGLCPDAVAYSVLITGYCNEGRLKEARSLLMEMAGSGLLDIAFALRVVIEGHVKFGKLLTCLNMVAPLRKYGIVIPSHSYSCFISALCEDMHPNAARGLLQWMIEDGHSPSLQVYNMIVDCFCRCDNPKEALDVKVEMTSREVKPNYDTYQALITCLCRLGKSLAGQSIMVEMIESDFHPNEAICAALVCGFCKEGDLDRGELIVKSFALDFQILCNESYNALMRTYCETRSTAESLALQDQMLELGFVPNSETCRSIIYGLSRRPG; this is encoded by the exons ATGTCGAAGGCTGTGTCGCGCATTCCGTCGAGCACCTTGACCTCGCTCCTCCCCCGCGCCCTCAACCCCCACGTCGCCGTCGTCGACCTCGTCGCCACCCACCTCACCGCCGTCACGGACGACGCCAAGCCCGTAGACCTCACCCGTCTGCTCCCCTTCCTCAGCCACGACGAGCTCACCGCTGTTGTTCTCCGCGCAGGCCACTCCCACCCGCTCCAAACCCTCCGCTTCCTCCTCGCGCTCCCGCCGCCGCTCCAGCCCTCGCCTCCCCACCTTGCATTCCTTGCGCACTCGCTCGCCTCCTCCCGCCTCTTCTCCCACGCACTCGACGCGCTCTCTCACCTCATCCGCCTCCACCCGCGGCACGACGCGCTGCCCACGCTGCTCCTCGCGTCCGCCACCGCGCCGCACCCTTCCCTCCCGGGCCTCCTCGTCAAGGTTCTCCTCCGCCACGCCCGCCTCCGGGACGCGTTCCACTCCGCCCTCCGCGCGGCCGCCGCGGGCGCGCCCCCCGACGCCGCCGCCTTCAACACGCTCCTCGCCGCGCTCTCCCGCGCGGGCGGGTTCGATGAGCTCTGGGCCGCGCGCGGCGCCATGGCGCGCGCCGGGGTGCGTCCCGACGCCCGTACGTTCAACATCCTCGTGGCCGCGCTCTGCCGCGGGGAGGACGCCGAGCGCGCGCAGGGGTTCCTCGAGGAGCTGGAGGAGCAAGGGTTCGAGCCGGACGTCGTGACGTACAACACCCTCCTCGCGGGCTACTGCCGCAAGGGGAAGCTGCAGGACGTGCTGCACCTGTTCGACGTAATGCC CCCTGATTTGGTCTCATACACCATCCTGATGGACGGTTTGTGCAAAGCCTGGAGGCTGAGCGATGCTCGCCGGATGTTTGACAGGATGGTGCAGGGTGGGTTGTGCCCTGACGCTGTTGCTTATAGTGTTCTGATCACAGGGTACTGTAATGAGGGACGACTAAAGGAGGCGAGGTCGCTGCTGATGGAGATGGCTGGGAGTGGGCTCTTGGACATAGCATTCGCTCTCAGGGTTGTCATTGAGGGTCATGTAAAATTTGGGAAGCTGCTTACCTGCTTGAACATGGTGGCGCCACTAAGGAAATATGGTATTGTTATCCCATCACATAGTTATAGCTGCTTCATCAGTGCATTGTGTGAGGATATGCACCCTAATGCTGCGAGGGGTCTGCTGCAGTGGATGATAGAGGATGGGCACAGTCCTAGTTTGCAGGTGTACAATATGATCGTGGATTGCTTCTGCCGATGTGATAATCCAAAGGAGGCTTTGGATgtgaaggttgagatgacctctAGAGAAGTGAAACCCAACTATGACACTTACCAGGCACTCATAACCTGCCTTTGCAGATTGGGAAAGAGCTTGGCAGGTCAGTCAATAATGGTGGAGATGATTGAGTCCGATTTCCATCCGAACGAGGCCATTTGTGCTGCCTTGGTTTGTGGCTTCTGCAAGGAAGGCGACCTTGATAGAGGAGAACTAATTGTGAAGTCATTCGCGCTTGATTTTCAGATCCTCTGTAATGAGAGCTACAATGCATTGATGAGGACTTACTGCGAGACTAGGAGCACAGCAGAGTCACTAGCACTGCAGGACCAAATGTTAGAGCTGGGTTTTGTTCCAAACAGCGAGACTTGTCGATCTATTATATATGGACTTTCAAGAAGGCCTGGTTGA
- the LOC136452211 gene encoding pentatricopeptide repeat-containing protein At4g38150-like — MSLQIPVRSGALRRLLLLGGAGGLQRLYSTGDRRRRVIREARQEEEDEAFLRTLNFGADPENNPLPPPPRRGRGLSDASAGKQQQQQPERSAQKVVGETLLEKLKLGDGPSAAATGGGDERRQPEDEPASAQPVDVDEIFRKMKETGLIPNAVAMLDGLCKNGLVQDAMKLFGLMREKGAIPEVVIYTAVVEAFCKAAKLDDAVRIFRKMQGNGVVPNAFSYWLLIQGLYKGGRLDDAVGFCVEMFEAGLAPNAETFVGLLDAVCKTKGVDDGEKLVRSFQDRNFAIDEKSIREHLDKKGPFSPVVWEVIFGKRKSGRRF; from the coding sequence ATGAGTCTGCAGATTCCGGTGAGATCAGGcgccctccgccgcctcctccttcTAGGTGGCGCTGGGGGTCTCCAGCGCCTCTACTCCACCGGCGACCGGCGCCGGCGGGTGATCCGCGAGGCACGgcaggaggaagaggacgaggcgtTCCTCCGCACCCTCAACTTCGGCGCCGACCCCGAGAACAACCCCCTTCCCCCGCCGCCGAGGCGTGGCAGGGGATTATCTGACGCCTCCGCtgggaagcagcagcagcagcagcccgagCGAAGCGCCCAGAAGGTCGTTGGGGAGACGCTGCTGGAGAAGCTTAAACTGGGCGATGGTCCCTCCGCCGCCGCTACGGGAGGCGGCGATGAGCGGCGGCAGCCTGAGGACGAGCCTGCGTCCGCGCAGCCGGTGGATGTGGACGAGATCTTCCGAAAGATGAAGGAGACCGGGCTGATCCCAAACGCCGTGGCCATGCTTGACGGGCTGTGCAAGAACGGCCTGGTGCAGGACGCCATGAAGCTGTTCGGCCTGATGCGAGAGAAGGGAGCCATCCCAGAGGTGGTCATCTACACAGCTGTCGTCGAGGCATTCTGCAAGGCGGCCAAGCTAGACGACGCTGTGAGGATTTTCAGGAAGATGCAAGGGAATGGAGTCGTCCCAAACGCATTCAGCTACTGGCTCCTGATACAGGGGTTGTACAAGGGGGGCAGGCTGGATGATGCTGTTGGGTTCTGTGTGGAGATGTTTGAGGCTGGGCTTGCGCCGAATGCTGAGACGTTTGTAGGCTTGCTTGATGCAGTGTGCAAGACAAAAGGGGTGGATGATGGTGAGAAGCTTGTGAGGAGCTTCCAGGACAGGAACTTTGCTATTGATGAGAAGTCAATCAGGGAGCACCTGGACAAGAAAGGCCCATTCTCACCAGTGGTGTGGGAGGTGATCTTTGGCAAAAGAAAATCAGGCCGACGTTTCTAA